A genomic stretch from Patagioenas fasciata isolate bPatFas1 chromosome 8, bPatFas1.hap1, whole genome shotgun sequence includes:
- the LOC136104711 gene encoding bone morphogenetic protein 7-like produces the protein MAARRLWLWLAWLLSLPAISGLPLAPGPRDEVLAAALQRLREVFDIEELPPDVLPRKKPPQFMVDLFNKVADANGITRAPGLLEGDVVRSFEDRVHVDHYHFYFDISAMEKGEQMLKAEFRVFKLKRTHVSRRSDVKHFCKVEVYELLESGSKPQKKHLIASRLLSLYTEGWEVFNVTQTVSKWVGDSRSNHGFLITTTHVFNNRVEHNLVKFAKSQGTLQESRNALLVLFTNSNKRKSSSFVTSPTKPEMDPAKNDASGVPHETPIVESSNAGMSRRARAAAIPPAKSQVIACHRRELYVDFRAIGWSGWIIYPSGYNAFYCRGSCFFPLGESLNATNHAAVQSIVHTLKLSQDVSTPCCVPDELKSLNLLYFDDKENVVLKNYKDMVATRCGCH, from the exons ATGGCGGCCCGCCGGCTGTGGCTGTGGCTGGCCTGGCTGCTGAGCCTGCCGGCGATCAGCGGGCTGCCCCTGGCTCCCGGCCCGCGGGACGAGGTCCTGGCGGCGGCGTTGCAGCGGCTGCGGGAGGTCTTCGACATCGAGGAGCTGCCGCCCGACGTCCTGCCCCGCAAGAAGCCGCCGCAGTTCATGGTGGATCTCTTCAACAAGGTGGCCGACGCCAACGGCATCACCCGCGCTCCGGGGCTGCTGGAGGGCGACGTGGTGCGCAGCTTTGAGGACCGAG TTCACGTGGACCATTACCACTTCTACTTCGACATCAGCGCGATGGAGAAGGGCGAGCAGATGCTGAAAGCCGAGTTCAGGGTCTTCAAGCTGAAGAGAACACATGTATCTAGAAGGTCTGACGTGAAACACTTTTGCAAA GTGGAAGTGTATGAGCTTTTGGAGAGTGGAagtaaaccacaaaaaaaacatcTCATTGCATCAAGATTATTGTCCCTGTACACAGAAGGCTGGGAAGTATTCAATGTCACACAAACA gtttccaagTGGGTTGGAGACAGCAGATCCAACCATGGCTTTTTGATAACTACAACACATGTATTCAACAATAGAGTTGAGCACAACCTGGTTAAGTTTGCTAAGAGCCAGGGCACTTTGCAGGAGAGTAGAAATGCTCTCCTTGTCCTCTTCACCAACAGTAACAAACGGAAATCTTCCAGCTTTGTGACCTCTCCCACAA AACCAGAGATGGACCCTGCCAAAAATGATGCTTCAGGTGTGCCTCATGAAACTCCGATCGTTGAAAGCAGCAATGCAGGCATGAGCAGAAGAGCTCGAGCCGCTGCAATCCCCCCTGCCAAAAGCCAGGTAATAGCGTGTCATCGAAGGGAACTCTACGTTGACTTCCGTGCTATTGGCTGGTCAGGATGGATTATTTACCCAAGTGGATACAATGCATTTTATTGCAGAGgatcctgtttcttccctttgggGGAAAGTCTAAATGCAACAAACCACGCTGCAGTTCAGTCCATAGTCCACACACTTAAACTGTCTCAAGATGTCAGCACGCCCTGCTGTGTACCAGATGAATTGAAGTCCCTCAATCTTCTTTACTTTGATGACAAAGAGAACGTGGTCCTTAAAAATTATAAAGACATGGTGGCAACGAGGTGTGGTTGTCATTAG